One genomic segment of Chloroflexota bacterium includes these proteins:
- a CDS encoding PHP domain-containing protein, translating into MADAPAFIDLHCHTSASFDSLASPAAVAGAAARRGLTHLVITDHDRIDGALRARDAAPVGLTVIVGEEVRTAAGDLIAAFLKRAVPPGLPLATTVAMIRDQGGLVGVPHPFDRHRGSLGQDDGLAAVVGLVDWIETHNARLIGSGNERAAVFAHDHGLPGVAVSDAHSTLEVAVAYTAVRGDPSSPSGLLAALPSAQLVLGRASYAVRLITPVAKLVQRARGNGRVTTRPAS; encoded by the coding sequence ATGGCCGACGCCCCCGCGTTCATCGATCTGCACTGCCATACGAGCGCGAGCTTCGACAGCCTCGCCTCGCCGGCCGCGGTCGCGGGTGCGGCCGCCCGGCGCGGGCTGACCCACCTCGTCATCACGGACCACGATCGCATCGACGGTGCCCTCCGGGCCCGGGACGCGGCGCCGGTGGGCCTCACGGTCATCGTCGGGGAGGAGGTGCGGACTGCCGCGGGCGATCTCATCGCCGCATTCCTCAAGCGCGCCGTGCCGCCCGGTCTCCCACTCGCCACGACCGTGGCGATGATCCGAGACCAGGGTGGGCTCGTCGGCGTGCCACATCCGTTCGACCGACACCGCGGATCGCTCGGCCAGGACGATGGCCTTGCCGCCGTGGTGGGGCTCGTCGACTGGATCGAGACGCACAATGCCCGCCTCATCGGTTCCGGCAACGAGCGAGCGGCCGTCTTCGCCCACGACCACGGCCTGCCGGGGGTGGCCGTGTCGGACGCCCACTCGACCCTTGAGGTGGCGGTCGCGTACACGGCCGTCCGCGGCGACCCGTCGAGCCCGAGCGGGCTCCTCGCTGCCCTGCCGAGCGCTCAGCTCGTGCTCGGCCGCGCCTCGTACGCGGTGCGCCTCATCACCCCTGTCGCGAAGCTTGTCCAGCGCGCACGGGGCAACGGACGCGTGACGACGCGGCCCGCATCGTGA